The Populus trichocarpa isolate Nisqually-1 chromosome 18, P.trichocarpa_v4.1, whole genome shotgun sequence genomic interval GTTCAGTCcataattctgttggtaaaataATCACAGataaaatgttaatataaaCACTGataaaatttttcattaataaaactgttaaatttgataataaatatagCATAAGCTTCACACCACCATTTATATCAATGTTTTACACTATTAAAATCCTTTACATGACTTGATGttaaatttgatattgtttGCTGGATAGAtaacaagataaataaattgcATTTCtctatcaatttaattttaaatgattatccatttatttaattaaatatttacacaagtttttcaataatattttaattttgtatacaaaaaaaacatatcaaaataacttatatatctatttttttcaaaaataataatgacatACAAAACACGAATTAAATAGCTAGTTACTATGCTATTGTGACCCATGAGTTATTGCATTGTAATAGTGTGattacaatggttttttttttcatcgacTTTAAAATTACAGTTTAATCCCTTAATTATTGTGTCAAATTAttctatttctttattataaGAATTTCACTTTTTCTTCTATTGTTACGCCACAATGTTAAAATAACGGTGCCTGACATCATAGAAAAAATGTTcaattgaagggttaaattaaaaagaaaaataacttcaacaaaaaaaataagggtcaaattggaaaaaataaaataccataaacctcgattgaataatgaaattgaaaacaaataaaactttaataaaaaagtcaagtaagaaaaattataaaaaaaaaaataagaaccaaaataaaaagaataataaatacgACATATTacaattaaagaacaaaattgaaagcaaacaaaactcttataaaatagataagaatataaataaaaaataaaaaaataagaactaaaattaaaaaaactaaaaacaaagagaacaaccatgtattttttcatgtaggtgagagaaaaaaaaaagaaaaaaaatgacaacagGCAACAAACTGCCCATCATCCATCATCATGCGTCTTACTAGGAGAAGAGGACACGGTGACGCTTTCAAATGCATAATAGAAAGGCAAGTTTGGCCACCGAGCAATGTCTTACATACTGTTCAAATGGTATGAATATCACCTACTCGCTAGCATATAATAAATACgtgctaataatttttttaaataaaaaataaattattcaatgtaAAAGTATCAAAATGTGTCTCTTGACTCTAAAACTTTCACACGCAAAAATTTTTTGCGTGAAAGGGCAAAAATATTTCTATATGCTAGActtagtttttgtgttttttaagggcaaaaacatgttttaattgtattttaataagaaaaaaaaatcactataaaataatctattttttttttactttagaggtaaataaataatgtatttttttaaaaaaaaataaatatatcctcAAATAATATGTGGCCAGTACATCCCAGCCAGTGCCATTTTTAGCCAGAACATCATCGCTAGTGCCTGGGtcctcatctctctctctctctctctctctctcaacttgAATACCGAGCCAAAGTTACAAGATGCAGATTACCATAAAGGAATCATCCATGGTGGTGCCGACCCAGGATACACCAAACCACCGGCTAGAGGTCACTAACCTAGACCTGTTTCATGCAAAATATCATGTCCCTTTGCTGTTCATATACAAGCCAAATGGATCTTCCAATTTCTTTGAAGGTAAAGTGCTCAAGGAGGCACTGAGCAAAGTTCTTGAGTCATTTTATCCTGTAGCTGGGAGATTGGCAAGGGATGCGAAGGGTAGAATTGAGATAAATTGTAATGGAGAAGGGGTGTTATTCGTTGAGGCTGAAACAGATTCTGCTATGGGTGACTTTGTTGGTTTCAAGCCCAGCGACGAACTTCGACAGCTTATTCCTACCGTTGACTACAGTGACATCTCTTCTTACCCGCTCCTTGTTTTACAGGTATCAGTATCTATTAGAAAGTAATTGATATTTGGAGTACTAAGAAGAGTTTCATGTTgagttttcttttatatatatatatatatatatataaaggaagctatatatatatataaaggaagcaaaataaagaataattctTCCACTAAATCTTTTATCTATATAGACACACACTATTGAGTTTAGTGTGTATGTTAGATTCAAGTTGTTTAGGTCAgctgaatttaaattaaaaaaacatgtcaaatgACGTGTCGTTCATCATAACTAGATTCCAGCAATTATAATGATTGAAAAATCTAGGTAGTTAGTTTTATCCTCGAAAAACTcatttctaatttaaaatacctaaaaatcaccttaataaatgtttaaatcaaTCTTTAACTTTGAATAGCTAACAAAGATTCAAGTTCAAAATCAATCTGaaatcaatttctttcaaatctcaaatctgatttttttagatattttcaaaatgaaaaaacatccaaatcaaactttttttatcatatataatcatttaaaataaaaatctaatattttaatgGTTGGAATCTAGCTatcctctctctctatttttatttattaaaaattaaaaattgatgaaaattaagtttaatatcaaaataaaattattaaaaatataaaaaaatccgaGCAATTTAGATCTGGCATGCCTTTCATTTGtataaatattacaatttaTAGCATAACTATTACAATTTATAGCTGAACATGAGAGGATAAACAGTAAAATGACACAGTAAAACAGCCaagaagtttatatatatatgagatataGAGATTGGCAAGCTTAATTTCTTTTCCATGCAGTGATAACTGACGATATTTTCAGCCAGTAAATATAGCATAATTATCAGATGATCCAGCGAAAATTTGGGCAACTTAAATTGGGAATTGCCTCATCTCAAATCCCAAAATTCTTTGTTAAAGCTGTTAGCATATCAATAAAAATGTAGATATGTAACGAGCAAGAAGCTCGCTTTGAGGATTTTCATCCGTGATAGGTAACCAGATTCACATGCGGTGGAGTGTGCCTTGGAGTTGGATGGCAGCATACTCTGGCAGATGGGACCGAATGTCTTCATTTCATCAACACATGGTCTGATATAGCCCGAGGCCTCCCTGTTAAAACCCCACCATTCATCGATCGAACCATTCTTCGTGGCAGAGTCCCACCCAACCCTACCTTCCATCACATCGAATATGATCCATACCCTACCATCAACACCCCTTTCCAAAACCCCATTCCCGAGTCAGGCTCTAAAGACATTTCTGTAGCCAACCTTAAGATCACAAGTGATTTACTTAACACTTTGAAAGCTATGGCAAAGAATGATATTGCAAGCAAGACCGAGTACAGCACTTATGTGATCCTTACAGCACATATATGGCGTTGTGCATGCAAAGCGCGAGGCTTGTCTAATGATCAAGCAACCAAGTTAAGCATACCCACGAATGGCAGGGATAGATTTCGTCCTCCACTTCAACCTGGCTATTTTGGAAATGTAACCTTCCTAGCAACACCAATTGCTCTCTCTGGTGCCCTCTTATCAGAGCCATTAGCACACACCGCGGAGAGAATTCACAAAGCAATAAAACGAATGGATGATGAGTATTTGAGATCGGCTGTTGACTACTTGGAAAAAGTAGATGACTTAACTACTGTCATGAGAAGCTCCGAAACTTATAGGAGCCCAAACCTCCATATTGTTAATTGGGTGCGTTTGCCCTTTTACGATGCTGATTTTGGATGGGGCAAGCCAGTGTATATGCGGCCAGCATCTGCATTTGTAGGAAAAGGATACATACAACCAAGCCCAACAAATGATGGAACCTTGTCATTGACCATATTCTTAGAGACGGATCACTTGCAATCCTTCCAAAAGTTATTTTATGAGTACCATAAACGGAGCTGCCTGTAATGTTCGTGAGGAAGTTCAATTTGTTGATGGTTCAAGATTCAAGAATTTTCGTGACTTGTTTTCTTGGGAGGCTATGCTCCACTAGGGGAACCGTTCCTGTACCAATAAATTCATAGATTCTTAAGTTCCAAGTTCAGCTTTTCTAAATTTGTATCAAtaccaataataaaatttatggcCGACGACGATggaattctaaattttttaggaCGCGATGCTCCgttattctatttaatttagtaacgattttaatattgaggggagtgttattataaattatggaaTGATAGTATCATTTTCCATTATTagagtgtttgatttttttatttgcttctatATGACAAGATTGTGTTTGAATTCATGAGTTTATATGTCATGAATTGAGATTGCATGGgaataaatgtttaaaataaacGTTATTTGTTATATTTAGGACGAAATCTGCTATGGAACTTTTACCTTCCAAATAATCGagctttcctttctttattaaTCATGTTGGCTtatgtttctttcatttttctgttGGGGATTCTGACTCCCccattggaggctaagcacactgagaCATAATATTTAACGTGATTCAGCAAATCGCTTACATCCACGGAAGaagtccatattattagagatagataGAGAAAGGGTTACAACAcacatggaggaggaggctcacttcactcaaactcaactcttATTACTCTCACACACTGTTGCACaaggcagcagggctgctgccctTGGCAGCTACTCCCTCTTTCTCTCCTCATAtatttctctcttgttctcttctctctcttttgttctctctctttgttcTGCTCTTTtggtgcctatttataggcaagaatggTGGTTTCATTAATGGTGGCAGCACATGGGTTGCATCATTTTGTCAATGGTTAGTGCAACTATCATTGTAGCCTTTTGACAATGGCTTCCCTCTTTCTGAGGGTAGGCTGCAACTGTTGTTGCCCATTAAATGGCAACATCCCAACATTTTCATCCTCCATTAAAACATGCCATCAAGTTAGGCTTATAGAATATTAGTTGTTagatcattatatatatatatagtcagaTCTGCGATAACGGGTGATTTTAAGCCATTAGGTATGAGTCTGTCACAACTAGATCAGGATTTGCCttagaaaaattatgtggaTGACCCAGCAAATGTATTTATAGATTAGTGGGACAAGTCATGGCCGAAGAGGAGGTCTAATCGCTCCTTACTAgaataacaactcaaaaaagctataattttttatccaaccgtTAGATCATgctcaaaattttaaagaagtttCTGGAAGCTGTTTTCCCTATAATATCCACTACGTCACTACGTGGACTTTCAAATCtttagatatcaaaaatatcgTTGAGACCCTCGATTTTGAtagcttttatgtttttccatattatttttggtttttttacttatttcatattttatacttcttttctttgtaatttaaagtttttgtttttgttttctacctTTCTAACCTATTTAAGGTTTAAGGCTTTTTAGCATATTTTatacttcttttctttgtaatttaaaatttttgtttttgtttgtaccTTTCTAACCTATTTAAGGTTTAAGGCTTTTTAGAGGAGGTCTAATTGCATCTTACTAgaataacaactcaaaaaaactataattttttattcgaccgttagatcgcgctcaaaattttacagaaTTTTCTGGAAGTTGTTTTTCCTATAATATCCAATACGTCACTACGCGGACTTtcaaatctttaaatataaaaaatatcgtTGAGACCCTCgattttgatagtttttatgtttttccatattatttttggattttttacttgtttcatattttatacttcttttctttgtaatttaaaatttttgtttttgttttctacctTTCTAACCTATTTAAGGTTTAAGGCTTTTTAAACCTTTCAGTGAggcaaatttaattattattatttttaaaaagaataaacttATGAATTTGAGGATCATTCATCCATTTAAAATATTgtgttctttatttaattattgtttttagcttttgcttgcatcaaatatatatatatagagagagagagagaggttaaaaacatcaaataagtAAGGCAACTATCTAAGAAAATCATTCATTACAACCCAAAATGCAACCACCACTAAATTAAGTAGGATTTACCAAGGAAATCAATGACAGTTTTATTATCATAACAAGGTGTAACACAGAAAAATCCTCGCATTATATACAACATATGAATtcttgtaattatatatatatttttttcagtgaTAAAAAATCTgcggattaattttttatttatgctcGAGAACTTAAATGAGCCCAAATTTCATCATAATTAACCTTTCATCTTTACTTGTCTAAATCCACCAAAACATCTGACCTTGTATTCTATTTCTGACCTTTGTCGTATTCCTTCTCTTAATGTATGTTTATTGATTGTTGTTATTTAGAGGCTTACAAATTAAAGCACGAATCCGAAAGCGGCACaggatttaataaataaatcacaattcctaattttatttctttctgcATTTCATGGATGGTGGCGAGCTCTCAGAACTTAAAAAACTTCCCAAACTATTACAGATCTTTTGGTGAGGTTAATGACATGATAACCAGTACAGAGCTTGTTCCCTGAAAttgttttatcttcttttcttcaaatCTTACAGAGTATAATAACACAAGAATACTCTAGAATGTAGCTATCATCACCATTCACCAATGGCCGACCCATGGAAAAGACAAACACGAAGACAGTATGCGCAGTGCCAAGTGCCAATAACATTCCAAGACATGCAGCACGAACGAACCACAATCATGGAAGGCAAGACTTGTAATAGCATTACACATGGTTTCAAACACATAAAACACACTAGCAGCGATTAGCTACATAAACCTCTAAGAAAATTTCATAAACCAGCACAATAGAAGGATGCCATCCCATGTATTCCTAAAATGAGATTACACAAATCAATTAGGGTTTTCAGGAATAACGATTCACTCCAATTCCCAGGTTCCAAACTTTAGAAAACAGAGTAAGCTCACAAACGCATAACAGAGACGGGCACAAAtgactttttagtttttacagCACAACATAGAGCCATGTATCTACCTAAACACCAATTGCACTGAACATCCTCCGAATACggaaaacaaaagaacatgCATCAAATTAGCTACATACTTTCTCATGTAGCTAATGATTAATTCAATTCACCTGGTCAAATGCGGAAGATATCCGTCTGAAACCGCTCATCATACAACCTCCAATGTCCATATCTTTCAGTGTGGAAAACCGACCTCGGAATATAAAAATTCGGTTTCTTAATCTCCTTCAAATTCTTCAACCCCAAAGTCGCCTTAACAATATCCCGACTCGTCAAATTGGCACACCCAGACAAATCCAAATACTCAAGATTCAAACACCCTTCACAAATCGACACCAATCCTTTTGCAGACATTTTCGAAAACCTCAACTCAAGGTGCACCAAATTGGGCATGTATTTCCCAATTGCACCAGCCTCGCAATCTCCATCTTGAGGGCAAGTATTTAAATAACTATCGGGCACAATCCCTACGTGTTCGGAGGCATCTAACCAATTCATTTGGTTCCGCTTTAAAACCCTAAGATTCGGGCAGTTTCTACCCATCATAACCAAAGATTCGTGTGATATTTCAAAGCAATAACTTATATCAAGCTCTTTAAGCTTTGCGCACTTGTAAGCAATTTGAGCCATTGATGCATCAGTCACATTCCGGCAGCTTTTTATTGAAAGCACTTGAAGATTTGAGCacctagaataaaaaataaaattcataaagacTAAGTTATTGTATTTTGAgaagaattttcttttgtttttttacctttcggCGGCGAAAGTGACTGAGAGATCGGAGCAGTGCTGGGTGCGGATCTCGGTCAGGGATCCGTCACTAAAAGTGATGACGGAAACGAGCATTGAATCGATTTTTCTCTCGAAATCAGGGGTCCACCACCGAGGTGATTCAATGACCGAGTCGAATTGAGTGTCCAGATCGAATAGTGTGTTGAGAGATGGATCCTTGCAGGCGATAAGCCAACCTTTGCACACGAGCATGGGACCGCGCCATCGGTGCTCAAAGGTGAGTCGAGAGAGGATGATGATTAAGCACTCGTAAGTTAACTCGGCCCAGTCGGCGATGAGTCCTGACTCGGCATCCGTCTCTACCACGTCTGTATCTTCGTTacgtctcatttttttttatggagtctTGCTTTGATTTGATTCCATTTGCAGGGTCTTATAAAGAGAACAAGTGGATAAAAATGTCATTTTGATGTTTGGAAAGATATAGCTTTTTTTGTTAGCCACGTGGAAAATAGACGGTTGCCATTCATTCCCTGGAATCGGGTGTCACATGCTGGTAGGGCCAGGAGAGGCGTACTGGACATGTCTACCCTCTTAAAAGACACTCATCAACGCAAAAAGATCAGTCGTCTCTGCCACGTGGAAAATACTAGATAGACGGCtagatttataaataatataaattgttataataatagCCATGTTTGAATGGAGGCTTGTTTAGCCATTTCTTACTTTAAGGGGCCAAAAGTCGTCATTTGATCCGAATCATAAGAAAatagctttttcttttttaattccatcccctcatatcatatcatgtttaaataatttaaattttataatttatttttatttatgtgctCTAGAATATTGGTAGGGGCTATAAACATCCCAaccaattattataaaaatcaataatacaaaatagaatttaaatttatagttttttaaaaaattaaaacaagttaaCACTAAAAATCTCAACCCTTTCTGGCTTTTATTGTTCATAGAACATAGAAAActacaatttgacccttaaagtTTTCACTTTTTATGTTTGGTTCttgttattttagaattttatattttaattctaaactttattttttttttattccgtCTTCAAATGttgagagaggaaagagaaaattatcaagaaaagaTAGATAAAAAAGACAATGGTAGGTCGGccacaaaaacaataatcatggTGTCAATAAGTTTGTCTTGGAAATAGAGGTTTCAATAGAGGTGGTGTTGCTTTTTGAACTTGTTGTAAAAAGTAGATCGGgatctatatttgttttcaatttggttggaTATTTGGAGTGATTAGAGGGTGTTTTAGAATTTGAAATGGTTTTATTGAtattctagggttttttttttggtgttttcagttcaaaattaactttttagaGTCCTAAAACATGTATCTTGATTTTCTTGCCACCACAGATGCCCAGAATTTCCACTAGAAAACGATGTGTCATTTACACAGATGGATGTGTCATttgctatattaaaaattttaggaAAGACAATGAATCATACActtgttgaaaagaaaagaaaaggtcagGCTTGGCATGCTTGGACTTTTTATCTAGAGTCAATCGTactatcagaaaaaaaaaattaggttagcATGTCATttgctatattaaaaaatatatttttcttgtaattttatttattgtattttaaatgaatatctatttttttatggtataactaaataaaaaataattcaaaaacaaaatacctcATAACAATGCTCTAGTGTTTTTATATAGCCAAACTTATAGAAACTGAAGGTTATGAACATTTGGATGAGAATTTGATATAACTAGATGAGATTTGATACAAACAAACTAAATGaatggtacaacaaatgcttaTATGGACTATTGAGATATGTTTAGATCCAAGAGAAAGTATGGTCACACCAGACTAGGTTAGCAccttaaaactataataatggAGATCCAGTCGTTGAATCGAACTCAAAATTTTTTAggtgattttttatgttgttttaatgtgaaaaaacacttaatagTTTATTGGACTATTGGATCTCTTCTAAAAGTTAATGTTTgggttaattttgttatttttcttagttttttttaatttggatttttgttttattttctttatgcttttagatttttagttgttttctaataaatataGGATTTTCTGGcttatttaaaaatcttgtaAAGCCGGAAACAAccactatatatttatttttaaataataaaatttaaaatttaaaatttatatttacaatCTATTTCGCACattaaaattttagtgttttatgtGTTATCATTGTCCAATTAGATACCACCTCCATCATactttactaaaaaaaactattttgtgtACTAGTAAAAGTATGTATGTTTATGTATAGTTGAAGTAAAGTTGAACTACTATTGTAATAGAATGAGTTTGTGCTTACCTTATACGAAACCCTCTTTCATTGCTGAAATAGCACGATTGAagttttatccatttttttactGTAGCTGGTAatgaaaattttgtaattttttgggtttttttagagaaatttcttagaattttttcttttttttctttgta includes:
- the LOC7489436 gene encoding shikimate O-hydroxycinnamoyltransferase gives rise to the protein MQITIKESSMVVPTQDTPNHRLEVTNLDLFHAKYHVPLLFIYKPNGSSNFFEGKVLKEALSKVLESFYPVAGRLARDAKGRIEINCNGEGVLFVEAETDSAMGDFVGFKPSDELRQLIPTVDYSDISSYPLLVLQVTRFTCGGVCLGVGWQHTLADGTECLHFINTWSDIARGLPVKTPPFIDRTILRGRVPPNPTFHHIEYDPYPTINTPFQNPIPESGSKDISVANLKITSDLLNTLKAMAKNDIASKTEYSTYVILTAHIWRCACKARGLSNDQATKLSIPTNGRDRFRPPLQPGYFGNVTFLATPIALSGALLSEPLAHTAERIHKAIKRMDDEYLRSAVDYLEKVDDLTTVMRSSETYRSPNLHIVNWVRLPFYDADFGWGKPVYMRPASAFVGKGYIQPSPTNDGTLSLTIFLETDHLQSFQKLFYEYHKRSCL
- the LOC7489437 gene encoding F-box protein SKIP1 — translated: MRRNEDTDVVETDAESGLIADWAELTYECLIIILSRLTFEHRWRGPMLVCKGWLIACKDPSLNTLFDLDTQFDSVIESPRWWTPDFERKIDSMLVSVITFSDGSLTEIRTQHCSDLSVTFAAERCSNLQVLSIKSCRNVTDASMAQIAYKCAKLKELDISYCFEISHESLVMMGRNCPNLRVLKRNQMNWLDASEHVGIVPDSYLNTCPQDGDCEAGAIGKYMPNLVHLELRFSKMSAKGLVSICEGCLNLEYLDLSGCANLTSRDIVKATLGLKNLKEIKKPNFYIPRSVFHTERYGHWRLYDERFQTDIFRI